In the genome of Pseudomonas sp. LBUM920, one region contains:
- a CDS encoding alpha/beta hydrolase, with translation MHSESIRYLIVPGWQGSPEDHWQTHWQNSLPNSARVEQADWLTPRREDWVAALAEAIAADSTPVILIAHSLGCITVAHWAATAPVHFLRQVRGALLVAPADVERPACSPALRNFAPIPSDLLPFPSQVVSSDNDSAVSAPRALELARNWGAEAGILSGAGHINVKSGHQRWEQGFAYLYRLQNRLEHHARRTA, from the coding sequence ATGCACAGCGAGTCGATTCGTTATCTGATCGTGCCGGGCTGGCAAGGATCGCCAGAAGATCATTGGCAAACCCATTGGCAGAACAGCCTGCCCAACAGCGCGCGGGTGGAGCAGGCCGATTGGCTGACGCCGCGTCGCGAAGACTGGGTGGCCGCACTCGCCGAGGCCATCGCCGCCGACAGCACGCCGGTGATTCTGATCGCCCATAGCCTGGGTTGCATCACCGTCGCGCATTGGGCCGCCACTGCGCCGGTGCACTTTCTGCGTCAGGTTCGCGGCGCTTTGCTGGTGGCTCCGGCGGATGTCGAACGCCCGGCCTGCTCACCGGCCTTGCGCAACTTCGCACCGATCCCGAGCGACCTGCTGCCGTTTCCCAGCCAAGTGGTCAGCTCCGACAACGACAGCGCCGTCAGCGCCCCGCGGGCCCTGGAACTGGCGCGCAATTGGGGCGCCGAGGCCGGGATTCTGTCCGGCGCCGGCCATATCAATGTGAAGTCCGGCCACCAGCGCTGGGAGCAGGGCTTCGCCTACCTCTATCGCCTGCAAAATCGCCTTGAGCACCACGCCCGGCGTACTGCCTGA
- a CDS encoding sigma 54-interacting transcriptional regulator encodes MSLHETYGQPLLTFPDAEKSPLSIRAKALVFVDPRSRQLREDLESLAPRALPVLIRGETGSGKELLARHIHRGSDRTGLFVSVNCGAISPTYADAELFGYAAGSHSGAASSRAGWFGSANGGTLYLDEIGDLPLPIQVKLLAALENHEVTRVGAHQPSPVDVRLVAATSIDLAQAVAAGKFHERLFHYLSEGRLDLPALRERVGDILSLAEYFLGIYSQRLDLPVPLISDAAQRVLELHSWPGNTRELENVIHFALLVSSGDEILPEHLNLPVAGSPLEQVQRIFASASAAERQALLGFLNEQQLHEQNGISK; translated from the coding sequence ATGAGTCTGCATGAAACCTACGGCCAGCCCTTGCTGACCTTCCCCGACGCCGAAAAAAGCCCGCTGAGCATCCGTGCCAAGGCCCTGGTGTTTGTCGACCCGCGCTCGCGCCAATTGCGTGAAGACCTGGAAAGCCTGGCGCCGCGCGCCTTGCCGGTGTTGATTCGCGGTGAGACCGGCAGCGGCAAGGAACTGCTGGCGCGGCATATCCACCGTGGCAGCGACCGCACCGGGTTGTTTGTCTCGGTCAACTGCGGCGCGATCAGCCCCACTTACGCCGATGCCGAACTGTTTGGCTACGCGGCCGGCAGCCACAGCGGCGCGGCGAGCAGCCGGGCCGGGTGGTTCGGGTCGGCCAACGGCGGCACCTTGTACCTGGATGAGATCGGCGACTTGCCGTTGCCGATCCAGGTGAAATTGCTCGCCGCCCTGGAGAATCACGAAGTCACCCGCGTCGGAGCCCACCAGCCCAGCCCGGTGGATGTGCGCCTGGTGGCGGCGACCAGCATCGACCTGGCCCAGGCGGTGGCGGCGGGCAAGTTTCATGAGCGCCTGTTCCATTACTTGAGTGAAGGCCGGCTCGACCTGCCGGCTTTGCGTGAGCGGGTCGGCGACATCCTGTCCCTGGCCGAGTATTTTCTCGGCATCTACAGCCAGCGCCTGGACCTGCCGGTGCCGCTGATCAGTGATGCCGCCCAGCGTGTGTTGGAACTCCACAGCTGGCCGGGCAATACCCGCGAACTGGAAAACGTTATTCACTTTGCGCTGCTGGTGAGCAGTGGTGATGAGATTTTGCCCGAACATCTCAACCTGCCGGTGGCGGGCTCGCCACTGGAACAGGTGCAGCGGATCTTCGCGAGTGCCAGCGCTGCCGAGCGGCAAGCCTTGCTCGGCTTTCTAAATGAACAGCAGCTACATGAGCAAAATGGAATATCAAAGTGA
- a CDS encoding MetQ/NlpA family ABC transporter substrate-binding protein: MKKVLLFTALAAALTASFAQANEKLVVAATPIPHAEILELVKPTLAKEGVDLEIKVFTDYVQPNVQVAEKRLDANYFQTLPYLENFNKGKGTNLVTVIGVHVEPFGGYSKKIKNISELKDGATVAIPNEGSNSGRALLLLQKAGVITLKDPSNALATPKDIASNPKHLKFKELESALLPRVLDQVDLDLINTNYALEAGLNPAKDALIIEDAKSPYVNFLVARPDNKDSDAIQKLAKALTSPEVKAFIDSKYKGAVVPAF; the protein is encoded by the coding sequence ATGAAAAAGGTTCTGTTGTTTACCGCACTGGCGGCTGCCCTGACTGCAAGCTTCGCCCAGGCGAACGAGAAACTGGTGGTTGCCGCCACGCCGATCCCGCACGCCGAGATCCTTGAGCTGGTCAAACCGACCCTGGCCAAAGAAGGCGTGGACCTGGAGATCAAAGTATTCACCGACTACGTGCAACCTAACGTGCAAGTGGCCGAGAAGCGTCTGGACGCCAACTACTTCCAGACCCTGCCGTACCTGGAAAACTTCAACAAGGGCAAGGGCACCAACCTGGTCACTGTGATCGGTGTGCACGTTGAGCCTTTCGGCGGTTACTCGAAAAAGATCAAGAACATTTCTGAGTTGAAGGACGGCGCCACCGTGGCCATCCCGAACGAAGGCTCCAACAGCGGCCGCGCCCTGTTGCTGCTGCAGAAAGCCGGTGTGATCACCCTCAAAGACCCAAGCAACGCCCTGGCCACGCCGAAAGACATCGCCAGCAACCCGAAACACCTGAAATTCAAAGAGCTGGAATCGGCGCTGCTGCCACGCGTGCTGGACCAGGTTGACCTGGACTTGATCAACACCAACTACGCGCTGGAAGCTGGCCTGAACCCAGCCAAAGACGCACTGATCATCGAAGACGCCAAGTCGCCGTACGTGAACTTCCTGGTGGCACGCCCGGACAACAAGGACAGTGACGCTATCCAGAAGCTGGCCAAGGCCCTGACCAGCCCTGAAGTCAAAGCGTTCATCGATTCCAAGTACAAAGGCGCGGTAGTGCCTGCGTTCTGA
- a CDS encoding amino acid ABC transporter permease, producing the protein MTFDFAFILSTLPAFLSAVGVTLQVGLIAIATSLLVALINAALLVFRTPYLSRLVALYVELARNTPLLIQLFFVYFALPALGFNISGFWAAIITMTFLGGAYLTEVLRAGVEAVPLAQIESGKSIGLSDWQLLRHVILPQAGILSLPALFANFIFLLKETTVVSAVAVPEILYTTKSYIALYYKTYEMLAVLTLICVLLFLPLSLLLSRLERRLQHGQFGS; encoded by the coding sequence ATGACCTTCGATTTCGCTTTTATCCTCAGCACCTTGCCGGCGTTTCTCAGCGCCGTTGGGGTGACGCTGCAAGTGGGCCTGATCGCCATTGCCACCTCGTTGCTGGTGGCACTGATCAACGCCGCGCTGCTGGTGTTTCGCACGCCGTACCTGTCGCGCCTGGTGGCGCTGTATGTGGAGCTGGCGCGCAACACGCCGCTGCTGATCCAACTGTTCTTTGTGTACTTCGCCTTGCCGGCGCTGGGGTTCAATATCTCCGGGTTCTGGGCCGCGATCATCACCATGACCTTCCTCGGCGGCGCCTACCTCACCGAAGTGCTGCGCGCCGGTGTGGAGGCGGTGCCGCTGGCGCAGATCGAGTCGGGCAAGTCCATCGGCCTGTCCGACTGGCAGCTGCTGCGCCATGTGATCCTGCCTCAAGCCGGCATCCTCAGCCTGCCGGCGCTTTTCGCCAATTTCATCTTTCTGCTCAAGGAGACCACGGTGGTGTCGGCCGTGGCGGTGCCGGAGATTCTCTACACCACCAAGAGCTACATCGCGCTCTACTACAAAACCTACGAAATGCTCGCCGTGCTGACGCTGATCTGCGTGCTGTTGTTTTTGCCGCTGTCGCTGCTGCTCAGCCGCCTGGAAAGGAGGCTCCAGCATGGCCAGTTCGGGTCTTGA
- a CDS encoding amino acid ABC transporter permease, whose amino-acid sequence MASSGLELLWVSLPQLGKGAAQTLSISFLSIAFSTVGGVLYGVLRTLNNTLINAVLRVYLELFRAIPVLVWLYLLFFGLPIFFGLSIPSFWCAVLVLSLWGASEVGEVVRGALHSLPRGQREAGLSIGLSDPQLYGYVLLPQALKRMTPPTINVYTRIIKTSSLAVLIGVVDVIKVGQQIIERTYESVLIYGVLFLFFFFICYPLSAASKVLERRWAQA is encoded by the coding sequence ATGGCCAGTTCGGGTCTTGAGTTGTTGTGGGTGTCGTTGCCGCAACTGGGCAAGGGCGCTGCGCAAACGCTGTCGATTTCATTTTTGAGCATTGCCTTCAGCACCGTCGGCGGCGTGCTGTACGGCGTGCTGCGCACGCTCAATAACACGCTGATCAACGCGGTGCTGCGGGTGTACCTGGAGCTGTTTCGCGCGATCCCGGTGTTGGTGTGGTTGTACCTGCTGTTTTTCGGCCTGCCGATTTTCTTCGGCCTGAGCATTCCGAGCTTCTGGTGCGCGGTGCTGGTGCTGTCATTGTGGGGCGCCAGCGAGGTCGGTGAAGTGGTCCGTGGCGCGCTGCATTCGCTGCCGCGTGGCCAGCGCGAGGCCGGGTTGTCGATTGGCCTGTCCGACCCGCAGCTGTACGGCTACGTGCTGCTGCCCCAGGCCCTCAAGCGCATGACGCCGCCAACCATCAACGTCTACACGCGCATCATCAAGACCAGCTCACTGGCGGTGCTGATCGGCGTGGTGGACGTGATCAAGGTTGGCCAGCAAATCATCGAACGCACCTATGAGTCAGTATTGATCTACGGCGTGCTGTTCCTGTTTTTCTTCTTTATCTGCTACCCGTTGTCAGCCGCCTCCAAGGTGCTGGAACGGCGCTGGGCCCAAGCATGA
- a CDS encoding amino acid ABC transporter ATP-binding protein, whose translation MSALIEFQAFNKFFGEQQVLKGIDLSVQSGEVVVILGPSGCGKSTLLRCLNGLEVAHSGSLRFAGKELLDKNTDWRQVRQDVGMVFQSYHLFPHMSVLDNILLGPLKVQKRAPREARAQAEKLLERVGLADKRDAFPRQLSGGQQQRIAIVRSLCMNPQVMLFDEVTAALDPEMVKEVLEVIQGLARDGMTLLIVTHEMAFARAVADRVVFMEAGRILEHDTPEEFFTNPQTARAQQFLEKFSFVSTLPKKTKELELI comes from the coding sequence ATGAGCGCATTGATCGAGTTCCAGGCTTTCAACAAATTCTTCGGCGAGCAGCAGGTGCTCAAGGGCATCGACCTGAGCGTGCAAAGCGGCGAGGTGGTGGTGATCCTCGGCCCCAGCGGCTGCGGCAAAAGCACCTTGCTGCGCTGCCTCAACGGCCTGGAAGTGGCGCACAGCGGCAGCCTGCGTTTTGCCGGCAAAGAGCTGCTGGACAAAAATACCGATTGGCGCCAGGTGCGTCAGGACGTGGGCATGGTGTTCCAGAGTTACCACCTGTTCCCACACATGAGCGTGCTCGACAACATCCTGCTCGGCCCACTGAAAGTGCAAAAACGCGCGCCTCGCGAAGCCCGTGCCCAAGCGGAAAAATTACTCGAACGTGTTGGCCTGGCCGACAAGCGCGACGCCTTCCCACGCCAGCTGTCAGGTGGTCAGCAGCAACGCATCGCCATCGTCCGTTCGCTGTGCATGAACCCGCAAGTGATGCTGTTTGACGAAGTCACCGCCGCCCTCGACCCGGAAATGGTCAAGGAAGTGCTGGAAGTGATTCAAGGTCTGGCCCGCGACGGCATGACCTTGTTGATCGTCACCCATGAAATGGCCTTCGCCCGCGCCGTCGCCGACCGCGTGGTGTTCATGGAGGCCGGTCGCATCCTTGAGCACGACACCCCCGAAGAATTCTTTACGAACCCGCAAACCGCACGCGCGCAGCAGTTCCTGGAGAAGTTCTCCTTTGTTTCAACACTGCCCAAGAAAACCAAGGAATTGGAGCTGATATGA
- a CDS encoding transporter substrate-binding domain-containing protein, which translates to MKKLLLPLFAVALLAGCEKKAEEPAKPVAAASYIDKIKARDKLIVGVFTDKPPFGFVNEAGRYVGFDTDIGRQFAKDLLGDENKVEFVAVEPASRIPFLQSDKVDLILANMTVTPERKEAVDFTNPNLKVAVQALVPQDSSVKSLDDLATRTTIVTTGTTADIWLTKNHPDWKLLKFEKNSESLQALSAGRGDAYAQDNLVLFSWAKQNPGYRVLEEKLGDEAPIAPAVKKGNIELRDWVNTELAKLGEEKFLLKLYDQYVRKELSDDTKPESVIVEGGKWQG; encoded by the coding sequence ATGAAAAAACTACTGCTGCCACTGTTTGCCGTCGCCTTACTGGCCGGCTGCGAAAAAAAGGCCGAAGAGCCTGCCAAACCCGTCGCTGCTGCCAGCTACATCGACAAGATCAAAGCGCGGGACAAGCTGATCGTCGGTGTATTCACCGACAAGCCGCCATTCGGTTTTGTGAACGAAGCCGGTCGTTACGTCGGCTTTGATACCGACATCGGCCGCCAATTCGCCAAGGACCTGTTGGGCGATGAAAACAAGGTCGAGTTTGTCGCCGTCGAACCGGCCAGCCGTATTCCGTTCCTGCAGAGCGACAAGGTCGACCTGATCCTTGCCAACATGACCGTAACGCCGGAGCGCAAGGAAGCGGTGGACTTCACCAATCCCAACCTGAAAGTGGCGGTACAGGCTTTGGTGCCGCAGGACAGCTCGGTGAAAAGCCTGGATGACCTGGCAACCCGCACCACCATCGTCACCACCGGCACCACCGCCGATATCTGGCTGACCAAAAACCACCCGGACTGGAAACTGCTCAAGTTCGAGAAAAACTCCGAGTCGCTGCAGGCGCTGTCGGCCGGGCGTGGCGATGCGTACGCGCAAGACAACCTGGTGCTGTTCAGCTGGGCCAAGCAGAACCCGGGCTACCGCGTGCTGGAAGAGAAACTCGGTGATGAAGCACCGATTGCGCCAGCCGTGAAGAAGGGCAACATCGAACTGCGCGACTGGGTGAATACCGAGTTGGCGAAGTTGGGTGAGGAGAAGTTCCTGCTCAAGCTGTACGACCAATATGTGCGTAAAGAGCTGAGCGATGACACCAAGCCTGAGAGCGTGATTGTTGAGGGCGGTAAGTGGCAGGGTTGA
- a CDS encoding AAA family ATPase produces MLKTLAVANYRSINKLVVPLDRLNLVTGPNGSGKSNLYRALRLLAETAQGGVINALAREGGLDSTFWAGPETISRRMRNGEVPVEPTVRQRVKRLRLGFAGEDFSYAISLGLPETTSSYFSLDPEVKKECIWAGHIYRPASLLVQRCGPMVRARDGRTWDVVAQHTPNYHSLFDQVGSLRGSPEVLLLRESIRGWRFYDHFRSDVDAPVRQPQLGTRTPVLHHDGRDLAAALQTIREIGDPEALQRAVSDAFPGARLNIQPLQGGRFAIEFYQEGLLRPLSAAELSDGTLRYLLLIAALLTPRPPTMMVLNEPETSLHPDLLPALARLIIQASQHCQVWVVSHASRLIAALQQDEGCNSIVLEKVMGETRIVGQGMLDAPAWHWPE; encoded by the coding sequence ATGTTGAAAACCCTGGCGGTGGCCAATTACCGCTCGATCAATAAATTGGTGGTGCCCCTGGACCGGCTGAACCTGGTCACCGGCCCCAATGGCAGCGGCAAGTCCAACCTGTATCGCGCCTTACGCCTGCTGGCGGAAACCGCCCAAGGCGGCGTCATCAATGCGCTGGCCCGTGAAGGCGGGCTGGATTCAACCTTCTGGGCCGGGCCGGAAACCATCAGCCGGCGCATGCGCAACGGCGAGGTGCCGGTGGAGCCTACCGTACGCCAACGCGTGAAACGCTTGCGCCTTGGGTTCGCCGGGGAAGATTTCAGTTATGCAATTTCCCTTGGGCTGCCGGAAACGACCTCGTCGTACTTTTCACTCGACCCAGAAGTGAAAAAGGAATGCATCTGGGCCGGCCACATTTACCGCCCCGCCAGCCTTTTGGTGCAACGCTGCGGACCGATGGTTCGGGCCCGAGACGGGCGCACCTGGGATGTCGTGGCCCAGCACACGCCCAATTACCACAGCCTGTTCGATCAGGTGGGCAGCCTGCGCGGCTCGCCGGAGGTGTTGCTGCTGCGCGAAAGCATTCGTGGCTGGCGCTTTTATGATCACTTTCGCAGCGACGTGGACGCGCCCGTTCGCCAACCGCAACTGGGCACGCGTACCCCGGTGTTGCATCACGACGGGCGCGATTTGGCGGCGGCATTGCAGACCATCCGCGAGATCGGCGACCCCGAGGCATTGCAGCGCGCGGTCAGCGATGCATTCCCCGGCGCGCGCCTGAATATCCAGCCACTGCAGGGCGGGCGCTTTGCGATTGAGTTTTATCAGGAAGGCTTGCTGCGGCCATTGTCGGCGGCCGAGCTGTCGGACGGCACCTTGCGTTATCTGCTGTTGATCGCGGCGCTGCTCACGCCACGGCCGCCGACCATGATGGTACTGAACGAGCCGGAAACCAGCCTGCACCCGGATTTGCTGCCGGCGCTGGCGCGTTTGATTATCCAGGCATCCCAGCATTGCCAAGTGTGGGTGGTGTCGCATGCCAGCCGGTTGATTGCAGCGTTGCAGCAGGATGAAGGGTGTAATTCGATTGTGTTGGAGAAGGTGATGGGCGAGACACGGATTGTGGGGCAAGGGATGTTGGATGCGCCGGCGTGGCATTGGCCGGAATAA
- a CDS encoding efflux RND transporter periplasmic adaptor subunit, which yields MGGRTSIVLLSLGLLALLSGCGQEKAEPKAHSRVFVQTVQPADFAAAVTLTGDIQARVQTDLSFRVGGKIIQRMVDVGDRVTAKQVLAKLDPKDLQTNVDSAQAQVVAEQARVKQTAAAFVRQEKLLPKGYTSRSEYDAAQAALRSSQSALAAAQAQLANAREQLGYTSLIADAPGVITARQAEVGQVVRATVPIFSLATDGDRDAVFNVYESLLVEPPPDAPITVSLLDNPNIKAVGKVREVTPAVAANTGTVQVKIALQSLPKGMQLGSVVSATANGPAKASIELPWSALTKDLNEPAVWLIDGDGKAQLHKVSVARYLTGKVIIGEGLKGGEKVVVAGGQLLHPGMLVEIAQQGAQP from the coding sequence ATGGGCGGTCGCACTTCGATAGTTTTACTCAGCCTTGGCCTCTTGGCGCTGCTGAGCGGCTGTGGTCAGGAAAAGGCCGAGCCCAAGGCGCATTCGCGGGTTTTTGTGCAGACTGTGCAGCCGGCGGATTTTGCCGCGGCAGTCACCCTGACCGGCGATATCCAGGCCCGTGTGCAAACCGATTTGTCCTTTCGCGTGGGTGGGAAAATCATCCAGCGCATGGTCGACGTGGGTGACCGTGTGACCGCCAAGCAAGTGCTGGCCAAGCTTGATCCCAAGGACCTGCAGACCAACGTCGATTCCGCGCAGGCCCAGGTCGTGGCCGAGCAGGCACGCGTCAAGCAAACTGCCGCCGCCTTCGTTCGCCAGGAAAAACTGCTGCCCAAGGGCTACACCAGCCGCAGCGAATACGACGCCGCCCAGGCCGCGCTGCGCAGCAGCCAAAGCGCCCTGGCCGCCGCGCAAGCCCAGCTCGCCAACGCCCGTGAACAACTCGGCTATACCTCGCTGATCGCCGATGCGCCCGGTGTGATTACCGCGCGCCAGGCGGAAGTCGGCCAGGTTGTGCGGGCCACCGTGCCGATTTTCAGCCTGGCCACCGATGGCGATCGTGATGCGGTGTTCAATGTCTATGAATCGCTGCTGGTAGAGCCGCCGCCGGATGCACCGATCACGGTCAGCCTGCTGGACAACCCGAACATCAAGGCCGTGGGCAAGGTTCGCGAGGTCACGCCGGCGGTGGCGGCCAATACCGGCACCGTGCAAGTCAAAATCGCCCTGCAATCGCTGCCCAAGGGCATGCAGTTGGGCTCGGTGGTCAGCGCCACCGCCAATGGCCCGGCCAAGGCCAGCATCGAGCTGCCGTGGTCGGCCTTGACCAAAGACCTCAACGAACCCGCCGTGTGGCTGATCGACGGTGACGGCAAGGCGCAATTGCACAAGGTCAGCGTGGCGCGTTACCTCACCGGCAAAGTCATTATTGGCGAGGGGCTTAAAGGCGGCGAAAAAGTCGTGGTGGCCGGCGGGCAATTGTTGCACCCCGGCATGCTGGTCGAGATCGCCCAGCAAGGAGCCCAGCCATGA
- a CDS encoding efflux RND transporter periplasmic adaptor subunit → MKRLTALLAASLLLAACSKKEPPPEPVRPVLSMEVKAEDQENLGRFAGTIQARYESNLGFRVPGRIARRAVDVGAEVEKGALLAVLDPTDQQNQLRAAQGDLARVQAQFINAQANARRQQELFNRGVGAQAQLDVAQTDLKTTQATLDQAKASVNQAKDQLNYSELRTDHAGIVTAWNAEAGQVVSAGQQVVTLARPDIKEAVIDLPAGLAERLPTDVVFVVAGQLDPSVNTTAIVREIEPQAQSATRTRRARLTLAETPPAFRLGTAISVTLSTAIAPRIQLPVSALQEVDGKTRIWLLDTHSQTVQPRDVTVVSRDADSAVLNGGVNPGERIVTAGVNSLKPGQKVKIDEDSPR, encoded by the coding sequence ATGAAGCGCCTGACGGCTCTGCTCGCCGCCAGCCTGTTGTTGGCCGCCTGCTCCAAGAAAGAACCGCCGCCCGAGCCCGTGCGCCCGGTGTTGTCGATGGAAGTCAAAGCCGAAGACCAGGAAAACCTCGGCCGCTTCGCCGGCACCATCCAGGCCCGCTATGAAAGTAACCTGGGCTTTCGCGTACCCGGCCGTATCGCGCGACGCGCAGTGGACGTGGGTGCTGAAGTGGAGAAGGGCGCCTTGCTTGCCGTGCTCGATCCCACCGATCAGCAAAACCAATTGCGCGCCGCCCAAGGCGACCTCGCCCGCGTGCAGGCGCAGTTCATCAACGCCCAGGCCAACGCCCGCCGCCAGCAGGAATTGTTCAACCGTGGTGTCGGCGCCCAGGCTCAACTGGACGTGGCCCAGACCGACCTGAAAACCACCCAGGCCACCCTCGACCAGGCCAAGGCTTCGGTCAACCAGGCCAAGGACCAGCTCAACTACTCCGAACTGCGCACCGACCACGCCGGTATCGTCACCGCCTGGAACGCCGAGGCTGGCCAGGTCGTCAGCGCCGGCCAGCAAGTGGTGACCCTCGCGCGCCCGGACATCAAGGAAGCGGTAATCGACCTGCCGGCCGGTCTGGCTGAGCGCCTACCTACCGATGTGGTGTTTGTGGTTGCCGGCCAACTCGACCCGAGCGTCAACACCACCGCCATCGTGCGTGAGATCGAACCCCAGGCCCAAAGCGCCACGCGCACCCGGCGTGCGCGATTGACCCTGGCCGAAACACCGCCAGCCTTCCGCCTGGGCACCGCTATCAGCGTGACCTTGAGCACCGCCATCGCACCCCGCATCCAACTGCCGGTGAGCGCCTTGCAGGAAGTTGACGGCAAGACCCGCATCTGGCTGCTCGACACCCACAGCCAGACCGTGCAGCCGCGTGACGTCACGGTGGTCAGCCGCGACGCCGACAGCGCCGTGCTCAATGGCGGCGTCAACCCCGGCGAACGCATTGTCACCGCTGGCGTGAACAGCCTGAAGCCTGGGCAAAAAGTCAAAATCGACGAGGACAGCCCGCGATGA